One region of Strigops habroptila isolate Jane chromosome 11, bStrHab1.2.pri, whole genome shotgun sequence genomic DNA includes:
- the TANGO2 gene encoding transport and Golgi organization protein 2 homolog, with the protein MCILLFKFDPRPVSKNAYRLILAANRDEFYHRPSKSAEFWDSSNEILSGLDMEEGKEGGTWLGISKKGKLAALTNYMQPKTDQNAKGRGALVTNFLTGDLDSYSYLKKVSLEGHLYNGFNLLAADLNTTKGDVICYYGNKGEPEPVFLNAGIYGLSNSLLDTPWKKLEYGKQLFTEVVKRSQDLTKEELVQELLTVMNNQQPQLPDPAIEEQGKDYIRPVLNEYAAICVRCPGYGTRTNTVLLVDSEGWVTFTERNMINVEDNQWKTSTYEFKLYT; encoded by the exons GCTTATTCTAGCAGCTAATAGAGATGAATTTTACCACAGACCATCCAAATCAGCAGAGTTTTGGGACAGCAGCAATGAGATCCTTAGTG GTCTGGAtatggaggaaggaaaagaaggtggGACGTGGCTGGGAATAAGTAAGAAAGGCAAGCTGGCAGCCCTGACAAACTATATGCAGCCAAAGACTGATCAAAATGCGAAAGGAAGAG GTGCTCTTGTGACAAACTTCTTGACTGGAGATCTGGACAGCTACTCTTACTTGAAGAAAGTCTCACTAGAAGGACATCTTTACAATGGATTTAATTTATTAGCAGCTGACTTGAA tacCACCAAAGGAGATGTAATTTGCTACTATGGAAACAAAGGAGAACCAGAACCTGTTTTCCTAAATGCTG GAATATATGGATTGAGTAATTCTCTGTTGGATACACCATGGAAGAAACTTGAATATGGGAAGCAGCTTTTCACAGAGGTGGTCAAGAGAAGTCAAGACCTTACCAAAGAAGAATTGGTGCAGGAGCTTCTCACAGTGATGAATAATCAACAGCC TCAATTACCAGACCCTGCAATTGAAGAGCAAGGGAAGGATTACATCCGTCCTGTACTGAATGAGTATGCAGCTATTTGTGTTCGTTGCCCAGGTTATGGGACAAG GACTAACACAGTCCTTCTCGTTGATTCTGAAGGATGGGTTACTTTCACAGAGCGCAACATGATCAATGTAGAAGACAACCAGTGGAAAACAAGCACCTATGAATTCAAACTGTACACTTAA